Proteins co-encoded in one Dyadobacter sp. CECT 9275 genomic window:
- the ggt gene encoding gamma-glutamyltransferase produces the protein MMNIKKIRSLKGGLSFAMACAVALGYSHLAMAQVAKNNLRPASLGKLGMVASANPLASLAGQKILIKGGNAIDAIVATAASLNAVEPYMSGTAGVGYMLFYSAKDKKVRSLVFGGWVPQNFQAKAIKTDTKLADGAGHGGMETIGPRTPAVPGNLAGWSRALKDYGTMSLSEVFESTIDYLENGVPITEFDQAMWEGTLDRVSPHPESAAIFLKPDKTPYKIGDFFTNKPLAKTMRRIAKEGIDVFYKGEIAKEMAAAFKRDGGFITLEDLASVPDKVQWVEPISVKYRDYTVYNNPPPGMGIQQLQVLKIMEGFDLKKMGHNSVEYLAHLMEAIYLSRMDTDKYIGDPKFVKVPVTMLLSDSYIASQRAKVVANIKERREKMKKQSYLEKVPGYMEDARQDKYKFATTSLSAVDRWGNAVVIIQTHGGGFGSGYVAGKTGVVFNSALDWMTLVPGQANSVEPGKAVGWCIGGMMQFHKDGVPQLIVGSPGSFGILQSVPQVALNVVDFGMNIQDAISAPRFRWKDELGSVPAKELIIETRIPEKTLQELRDMGYVLDTSLGEWSMTVGGAQGITIDHKTGWIMGGADPRRNGYSMGW, from the coding sequence ATGATGAATATTAAGAAAATACGGAGCCTGAAAGGGGGCTTGTCTTTTGCTATGGCCTGTGCTGTGGCGCTGGGATATAGTCACCTGGCAATGGCTCAGGTAGCCAAGAACAACCTGCGGCCCGCCTCCCTGGGAAAGCTCGGCATGGTGGCATCTGCCAACCCGCTTGCGAGCCTGGCCGGGCAAAAAATCCTGATCAAGGGAGGGAATGCCATAGATGCTATCGTCGCAACGGCGGCCTCCCTCAATGCCGTTGAGCCCTACATGTCTGGTACGGCGGGCGTCGGATATATGTTGTTTTATTCGGCCAAAGATAAAAAGGTACGATCACTGGTTTTTGGCGGCTGGGTACCTCAGAATTTTCAGGCTAAGGCAATCAAAACAGATACAAAATTGGCGGACGGGGCCGGGCACGGAGGTATGGAAACCATCGGGCCGCGTACGCCTGCCGTTCCGGGAAACCTGGCTGGCTGGAGCCGCGCACTGAAGGATTACGGAACGATGTCGCTGTCGGAAGTTTTTGAAAGTACGATAGACTACCTGGAAAACGGTGTACCCATTACCGAATTTGACCAGGCCATGTGGGAAGGAACGCTTGACCGGGTTTCGCCGCATCCTGAGTCTGCCGCTATTTTTTTAAAACCAGACAAAACTCCCTACAAGATCGGAGATTTTTTTACCAATAAACCTCTTGCCAAAACAATGCGACGCATTGCGAAGGAAGGTATTGATGTTTTTTACAAAGGTGAAATTGCGAAGGAAATGGCCGCTGCCTTTAAACGGGACGGCGGGTTTATTACCTTGGAGGATCTCGCATCCGTGCCCGATAAGGTACAATGGGTGGAGCCGATCTCGGTCAAATACCGCGATTACACCGTTTACAACAACCCTCCTCCGGGCATGGGGATCCAGCAGCTTCAGGTATTGAAAATCATGGAAGGTTTCGACCTTAAAAAGATGGGACATAACAGCGTGGAGTACCTGGCACATTTGATGGAGGCCATCTACCTCAGCCGGATGGATACGGACAAGTATATCGGCGATCCGAAATTTGTTAAAGTGCCGGTAACTATGCTTCTGTCGGACAGCTACATTGCTTCGCAACGTGCAAAAGTAGTGGCAAACATCAAGGAGCGCAGAGAGAAAATGAAAAAGCAGTCGTACCTGGAAAAGGTGCCGGGATATATGGAAGACGCCAGGCAGGACAAGTATAAATTTGCTACCACCAGCCTGTCGGCAGTGGACCGCTGGGGTAATGCGGTTGTAATTATCCAGACCCATGGCGGTGGATTCGGTTCCGGATATGTGGCCGGAAAAACAGGAGTGGTGTTCAACAGCGCGCTCGACTGGATGACACTTGTTCCAGGGCAAGCCAATAGTGTTGAACCCGGTAAAGCGGTGGGCTGGTGTATCGGCGGAATGATGCAGTTTCATAAAGATGGCGTGCCACAGCTGATCGTGGGTTCGCCGGGAAGTTTCGGGATACTGCAGTCAGTGCCGCAGGTTGCTTTGAACGTGGTTGATTTTGGTATGAATATCCAGGATGCGATCAGTGCGCCCAGGTTCCGCTGGAAAGACGAGCTGGGTTCGGTACCTGCCAAAGAGCTGATCATCGAAACCAGAATTCCGGAAAAAACCTTACAGGAACTTCGCGATATGGGATATGTGCTGGATACCAGCCTCGGTGAATGGTCCATGACGGTGGGAGGTGCACAAGGTATTACTATTGACCATAAAACTGGCTGGATCATGGGAGGAGCCGATCCGCGCCGGAACGGATATTCCATGGGCTGGTGA
- a CDS encoding AraC family transcriptional regulator has translation MKAVEFHLPQDVDKSFIVFRETGDFFPAPWHYHAHYEFVLVTKSTGRRMIGDHIGYFDEGDLVFLGSLLPHVWVNDPVYLNRQADHKADALVIHFTNDFLGDDFMNIPEIENFRKVMKLAERGMSLKGETREKINEIIKKMPEMNGLHRLSSLFLIFDIMSNTTEYDLLASPRFVQNFHYDSSERFKKITGYIMENFDKDISLAEIASVGSMGVTAFCNFFKEQFRVTFVEYLTTVRIGHACKLLSQNDRNVVEVAYECGFNNLANFNRQFKKLKDMTPSDYRKTLNI, from the coding sequence ATGAAAGCAGTTGAATTTCACCTACCTCAGGATGTTGACAAATCATTTATTGTTTTTCGGGAAACCGGTGATTTTTTTCCCGCCCCATGGCACTATCATGCTCATTATGAGTTTGTTTTAGTAACAAAAAGTACCGGCAGACGCATGATTGGGGATCACATAGGATATTTCGATGAGGGCGACCTGGTATTTCTGGGCTCATTGTTACCGCATGTATGGGTGAACGACCCGGTATATCTGAACCGCCAGGCAGATCACAAAGCAGACGCCCTGGTGATTCACTTCACCAACGATTTCCTGGGAGACGATTTTATGAATATTCCTGAAATAGAGAATTTCCGTAAAGTCATGAAACTGGCCGAAAGGGGAATGTCGCTCAAAGGCGAAACACGTGAAAAGATTAATGAAATCATCAAAAAAATGCCCGAAATGAACGGCCTTCACCGGCTGTCATCGCTGTTCCTTATTTTTGATATCATGTCCAACACTACGGAATATGACCTGCTTGCAAGCCCCCGTTTTGTACAAAATTTCCATTACGATTCTTCTGAAAGGTTCAAGAAAATAACCGGTTATATCATGGAGAATTTTGATAAAGATATCAGCCTGGCAGAAATAGCCTCGGTAGGAAGTATGGGTGTAACTGCATTCTGCAATTTTTTCAAGGAGCAGTTCAGGGTTACTTTTGTGGAATACCTCACCACCGTGCGCATCGGGCACGCCTGCAAACTCCTTTCCCAAAATGACCGGAACGTAGTGGAGGTTGCTTACGAATGCGGATTTAACAACCTGGCCAACTTCAACCGGCAGTTCAAAAAACTAAAAGACATGACCCCGAGTGATTACAGAAAAACGCTGAACATCTAG
- a CDS encoding SMP-30/gluconolactonase/LRE family protein produces the protein MQTSASEDWYKASVFTPAKSFTSGAEGPAVDKNGILYAVNFEKQGTIGQVTPGGEGSIFVELPAGSIGNGIRFHSKGHMFIADYPKHNILKVDMATRKISVFAHEPKMNQPNDIAIDNKDRLYASDPNWGNGTGNIWRIDTDGKVTLLEANTGTTNGIEVSPDNKILYVNETVQRKVWAYDLSAKGEISNKRLLIEFPDFGMDGMRCDADGNLYITRHGKGTIAKVSPAGKVILEVPLSGKLPSNLAFGGKDGRTVYVTLQDSGNIETFRVETPGREWKMLKK, from the coding sequence ATGCAAACATCAGCATCCGAAGATTGGTATAAAGCATCCGTTTTTACACCTGCCAAAAGTTTTACTTCCGGCGCTGAAGGGCCCGCCGTGGATAAAAACGGGATATTATATGCCGTGAATTTTGAAAAGCAAGGTACCATAGGGCAGGTAACACCGGGCGGAGAGGGTAGTATCTTTGTGGAGCTTCCTGCAGGGAGTATCGGAAACGGCATCCGGTTCCACAGCAAAGGACATATGTTCATAGCCGACTACCCCAAGCACAATATTCTGAAAGTGGACATGGCTACCAGAAAAATCAGTGTGTTTGCGCATGAACCTAAAATGAATCAGCCCAATGATATTGCCATAGACAACAAAGACCGGCTTTATGCCAGTGATCCCAACTGGGGAAACGGAACGGGCAATATCTGGCGCATTGATACCGACGGAAAAGTAACTTTGCTGGAAGCCAATACCGGCACCACCAACGGAATTGAGGTAAGTCCCGACAATAAAATCCTGTATGTGAATGAGACCGTACAGCGTAAGGTATGGGCCTATGATCTCTCTGCAAAGGGAGAGATAAGCAATAAACGCCTGCTTATTGAATTCCCGGATTTCGGGATGGATGGCATGCGCTGTGATGCTGATGGAAACCTGTACATCACCCGTCATGGAAAGGGAACGATCGCCAAAGTTTCGCCTGCCGGGAAGGTAATACTGGAAGTTCCTCTGTCAGGAAAACTTCCCAGTAACCTGGCTTTTGGCGGGAAAGACGGCCGCACCGTTTATGTAACGCTTCAGGATAGTGGCAACATTGAGACCTTCAGGGTGGAAACACCTGGCCGCGAGTGGAAAATGCTGAAAAAATAA
- a CDS encoding bile acid:sodium symporter family protein gives MNKNQFYKAALVLSGISLIVTLVMIFNDSIASAGPFFITFLVALSIGFRGIPLLKGLAFTVFILGISATALYYPAPFIEINGFELAGLITPLIQLIMFGTGSSMGFKDFVELSKSPKSVIVGVIAHFLIMPSLGFLLAKANDFSPEISAGIILLGCSPTSVTASLFSYLAKANVALAITVTSLTTLLAPLLIPLLMKLFAGGFIEIDVLNMMWGMIKIVVLPIAAGLLINKLLSTRAQWLHAWMPFVSMFGVTLIVAIIMAAGRDSILNIGLMLLLVVLALNLLGYLLGYWAAKLCRLSERDARTIALVTGMQNAGLVSGIAKVMGKIATVGLASAICGPIMGLTASVLSSYWSGSPVKEDRKDNPEA, from the coding sequence TTGAATAAGAATCAATTTTACAAAGCTGCGCTTGTATTGTCGGGTATTTCATTGATTGTTACGCTGGTAATGATTTTTAATGACAGCATTGCTTCTGCAGGCCCTTTTTTTATCACTTTTCTGGTGGCACTGTCCATTGGTTTCCGGGGCATCCCCCTTCTGAAAGGTCTGGCATTTACTGTATTTATCTTGGGAATATCTGCCACAGCATTATATTACCCGGCGCCATTCATTGAGATCAACGGCTTTGAGCTGGCCGGGCTCATTACCCCGCTTATCCAGCTCATCATGTTTGGGACGGGTTCCTCCATGGGTTTTAAGGATTTTGTTGAACTCTCCAAATCACCAAAATCGGTTATTGTGGGAGTAATTGCCCATTTCCTGATCATGCCGTCGCTTGGTTTTTTGTTGGCCAAAGCAAACGATTTCTCTCCTGAAATATCGGCTGGTATCATTCTGCTGGGTTGTTCTCCAACATCAGTTACGGCCAGCCTGTTTTCTTATCTTGCCAAGGCCAATGTAGCGCTGGCCATCACGGTTACCTCCCTCACCACGCTCCTTGCTCCGTTGCTGATTCCCCTGCTGATGAAATTGTTTGCCGGCGGATTTATTGAAATTGATGTTCTGAACATGATGTGGGGGATGATCAAGATTGTGGTGCTGCCCATTGCCGCAGGGCTTCTCATTAATAAGCTGCTGAGCACCAGAGCCCAGTGGCTTCATGCCTGGATGCCCTTCGTATCCATGTTTGGCGTGACGCTCATTGTGGCCATCATCATGGCGGCTGGGCGGGATAGTATTCTTAATATTGGTTTGATGTTGCTGCTGGTGGTGCTTGCGCTCAATTTGCTGGGTTACCTTTTGGGTTATTGGGCCGCAAAGTTATGCAGGCTAAGTGAACGCGACGCCCGTACGATTGCCCTTGTTACCGGGATGCAAAATGCAGGCCTGGTATCCGGCATTGCCAAAGTAATGGGCAAGATTGCTACAGTCGGCCTTGCATCCGCAATCTGCGGGCCGATCATGGGGCTGACCGCCTCCGTTCTGTCGTCGTATTGGAGCGGTTCGCCCGTGAAAGAGGATAGGAAAGATAACCCGGAGGCATAG
- a CDS encoding RidA family protein yields the protein MKSLFLTPLMVLLLLAHFANAQVKSTNPETRLKELGIVLKAPGKPTANFLLAVRVGNLVYLSGHGPVKEDGEYMKGKVGDQVDFDQAKIAARLTGISLLSSLKAEIGDLNKVKRIVKVLGMVNAVPTFDRHSQVINGFSDLMVEVFGENGKHARSAIGLGSLPMGIPVEIEMIVELKE from the coding sequence ATGAAAAGTCTATTCCTAACCCCGCTGATGGTTCTGCTTTTACTTGCGCATTTTGCAAACGCGCAGGTAAAAAGCACGAACCCTGAAACCCGTTTGAAAGAACTGGGCATTGTCCTGAAAGCACCAGGAAAACCAACCGCCAATTTTTTGCTGGCCGTCAGGGTAGGGAACCTGGTCTATCTTTCCGGACATGGGCCGGTGAAAGAAGACGGTGAGTATATGAAAGGCAAAGTAGGTGATCAGGTAGATTTTGATCAGGCGAAAATTGCTGCCCGTTTAACCGGAATTTCCCTGCTGTCGTCACTTAAAGCGGAAATTGGTGATCTTAATAAAGTAAAAAGAATTGTGAAGGTATTGGGGATGGTCAATGCAGTGCCCACTTTTGACAGGCACTCGCAGGTGATCAACGGCTTTTCTGATCTGATGGTGGAAGTTTTTGGAGAAAACGGGAAACATGCCCGTTCGGCAATAGGGCTGGGCTCATTGCCGATGGGCATACCCGTTGAAATTGAGATGATTGTGGAACTTAAGGAGTAA
- a CDS encoding aminotransferase class V-fold PLP-dependent enzyme: protein MRRRDLLKGLSALPVVGGFSGTVLETQPAPVAKRDLFKELGLRTFINAAGVYTSMTASLMPPEVLEAISSGAEEYVMLDDVQDKVGEKIAALCHAEAAMVTAGCWSALVLGMAGILTGMDTKKVAQLPFLAGTGMKSEVIVQKTHANGYHMALTNAGVTIVIVETGEEVEKAINEKTALLWFLNREAPEGKIKHQEWLDIAKKHNLPTMIDIAADVPPVENLWKYNDMGFDLVCISGGKAMRGPQSAGLLMGKKHLIAAARLSAPPRAGIARGQKVNKEEILGMYVALEKYIKHDHAKEWKMWEQKIALIDTAVKGIGGVKTEIVLPPVANHTPSLSITWDSTKVKLTRDELCEKLRKGTPSIEVIGWEAENNIRLTVFMLKPGQEKVVAQRIREELQHASA, encoded by the coding sequence ATGCGCCGTCGTGATCTGTTAAAAGGTTTATCCGCATTGCCTGTGGTGGGAGGCTTTTCCGGTACTGTACTGGAAACGCAGCCAGCCCCCGTTGCTAAACGCGATCTGTTTAAAGAACTAGGTTTGCGTACTTTTATTAATGCTGCCGGAGTGTATACTTCCATGACGGCCTCGTTAATGCCGCCGGAGGTACTTGAAGCCATTAGTTCCGGTGCGGAAGAATATGTTATGCTGGACGATGTTCAGGATAAAGTAGGTGAAAAAATAGCCGCTTTATGCCATGCCGAAGCAGCCATGGTAACCGCCGGATGCTGGTCTGCACTGGTTTTGGGTATGGCTGGCATACTCACCGGAATGGATACCAAAAAGGTGGCACAGCTTCCTTTTCTTGCAGGTACTGGTATGAAATCGGAAGTAATCGTACAAAAAACACATGCCAACGGTTACCACATGGCGCTTACCAATGCAGGCGTTACCATTGTCATTGTTGAAACAGGGGAAGAGGTGGAGAAAGCCATAAATGAAAAAACGGCTCTGCTCTGGTTTCTCAACCGGGAAGCGCCGGAGGGAAAGATTAAACACCAGGAATGGCTTGATATTGCAAAAAAACACAACCTGCCCACCATGATTGATATTGCAGCGGATGTGCCACCCGTCGAGAACCTATGGAAGTACAATGACATGGGTTTTGACCTGGTTTGTATTTCGGGCGGGAAAGCCATGCGCGGACCGCAGAGTGCGGGCCTTCTGATGGGTAAAAAACACCTGATTGCCGCCGCAAGGCTGAGTGCGCCGCCGCGCGCAGGAATTGCCCGGGGGCAGAAGGTCAACAAGGAGGAAATTCTGGGGATGTATGTGGCACTGGAAAAATATATCAAACATGACCACGCGAAGGAATGGAAAATGTGGGAGCAAAAAATTGCACTGATTGATACGGCCGTTAAAGGGATTGGAGGGGTGAAAACCGAGATCGTACTGCCGCCCGTTGCCAATCATACCCCTTCACTGAGCATTACCTGGGACAGCACCAAAGTAAAACTTACCCGTGACGAACTCTGTGAAAAGCTTCGGAAAGGAACTCCTTCCATTGAGGTGATCGGCTGGGAGGCGGAAAATAATATACGGCTGACCGTTTTTATGCTGAAACCGGGCCAGGAAAAAGTGGTTGCCCAGCGTATCAGAGAGGAGCTTCAGCATGCCTCTGCTTGA
- a CDS encoding amidohydrolase/deacetylase family metallohydrolase, translating to MTSGTKIILLFFLFFVSSLSGFSQTPAYDILIKGGHVIDPKNKVNGIMDVAIAGNKIAQVAKNIPAAQGKQVIDATGLYVTPGIIDIHGHVFAGTSQEGGLSDGFSSLPPDGFTFRVGVTTIVDAGGPGAHSFAKFKKNIIDNSQTRVLAFLNISSAGMVGDEYSEYQQDMKYFDPALAAKTAKEYKDYIVGIKVAHFHKPDFIAVDRALEAGKLADIPVMIDFGGSKPRLSIEDLFMKRLRPGDIFTHTYGQILETKESIVDLETNKLKPFVLAARKRGVIFDVGHGGGSFTYSQALPATQQGFYPETISTDLHTGSMNGAMKDMLSVMSKFMALKMDLQSVITASTWAAAKAIKHQELGHMTVGAVADVAILNLRKGKFGFYDVARYKSEGTEKLECEMTIKDGKVVYDLNARAIPLPPKSHH from the coding sequence ATGACTTCAGGTACCAAAATCATACTTCTTTTTTTTCTGTTCTTTGTTAGCTCGTTATCAGGATTTTCTCAGACCCCGGCCTACGACATCCTCATCAAAGGAGGGCATGTGATCGATCCAAAAAATAAGGTCAACGGGATAATGGATGTAGCCATCGCGGGTAATAAAATTGCTCAGGTTGCCAAAAATATTCCGGCCGCTCAGGGAAAGCAGGTAATAGATGCTACCGGGTTATATGTTACACCAGGCATTATTGACATTCACGGCCATGTTTTTGCTGGTACCTCCCAAGAGGGCGGCCTCAGCGACGGTTTCAGTTCGCTCCCTCCGGATGGTTTTACGTTTCGGGTAGGGGTTACCACCATTGTGGATGCCGGCGGTCCCGGAGCCCATTCATTTGCCAAGTTCAAAAAGAATATTATTGATAATTCCCAGACACGCGTTCTGGCATTTCTTAATATTTCCAGTGCAGGGATGGTTGGTGATGAGTATTCTGAATATCAGCAGGATATGAAGTATTTTGACCCGGCTCTGGCTGCAAAAACGGCGAAGGAATATAAGGACTACATCGTTGGTATTAAGGTGGCACACTTTCATAAACCTGATTTTATAGCCGTCGATCGTGCTCTTGAGGCCGGAAAACTGGCTGATATACCGGTCATGATCGATTTCGGGGGAAGTAAGCCACGGCTTTCTATTGAGGACTTGTTTATGAAGCGGTTGCGCCCTGGTGACATTTTTACGCATACTTACGGACAGATACTGGAGACCAAGGAATCCATCGTGGATCTGGAAACCAACAAGCTGAAACCATTTGTACTGGCTGCACGCAAGAGAGGGGTGATTTTTGATGTGGGCCATGGTGGCGGAAGTTTTACATACTCGCAGGCATTGCCGGCCACGCAGCAGGGATTTTATCCCGAAACAATCAGTACCGACCTTCACACCGGCAGCATGAACGGGGCCATGAAAGACATGCTGAGTGTGATGTCCAAGTTTATGGCATTAAAAATGGATTTGCAGAGCGTTATCACAGCCAGTACCTGGGCAGCCGCGAAGGCCATTAAACACCAGGAGCTGGGACATATGACCGTCGGAGCAGTTGCGGATGTCGCTATTCTTAATCTACGGAAAGGTAAATTCGGATTTTATGACGTGGCCAGGTACAAATCCGAAGGTACTGAAAAGCTGGAATGTGAAATGACTATTAAAGATGGGAAGGTAGTATATGACCTGAATGCAAGAGCAATCCCTCTTCCTCCCAAGTCACATCATTAA
- a CDS encoding carbohydrate-binding family 9-like protein translates to MRILSKPDLKRIFLVLFLFCPSIGSLRCLAQTADTKREVYEVQKLKRAITIDANWDKKQWKKVKPITIDKYMGVIPPFKPGVEAKMMYDDQNVYVIFRVKDKHVRSLVQEYNGNVSGDACVEFFFSPDAALPERYFNLEVNAGGTPLIFYVTKPWTGFEKLQADDIRQIEIAHSLPSKIDPEISEPVTWTIEYRIPLSMLKKFSNVTDPKPGTVWRANFYKTASQSTNPHWITWSFVDNPKPNFHLPQFFGTLKFK, encoded by the coding sequence ATGCGTATTTTGAGTAAACCAGATCTGAAACGGATCTTCCTTGTTCTTTTTCTGTTTTGTCCTTCCATAGGTTCCTTGCGCTGCCTGGCGCAAACGGCTGATACCAAACGGGAGGTATATGAAGTACAAAAGCTAAAAAGGGCTATAACCATTGATGCCAACTGGGATAAAAAACAATGGAAAAAGGTAAAGCCAATTACTATAGACAAGTATATGGGGGTTATCCCGCCGTTTAAGCCGGGTGTAGAAGCCAAAATGATGTATGACGATCAGAATGTATACGTCATTTTCAGGGTAAAGGACAAACATGTGCGCAGTCTGGTTCAGGAGTATAACGGGAATGTTTCAGGAGATGCATGTGTAGAATTCTTTTTCTCGCCGGACGCCGCCTTGCCTGAGCGCTACTTTAATCTGGAAGTAAACGCAGGCGGAACGCCACTGATATTCTACGTCACGAAACCCTGGACCGGATTTGAAAAACTTCAGGCGGATGACATCAGACAAATCGAGATAGCGCATTCGTTACCCTCGAAAATTGATCCCGAAATCTCGGAACCTGTTACCTGGACCATTGAATACCGGATACCTTTGTCGATGCTCAAAAAGTTTTCCAATGTCACTGACCCGAAACCGGGTACCGTCTGGCGTGCAAATTTTTATAAAACGGCAAGCCAGAGCACCAATCCGCATTGGATCACCTGGTCGTTTGTTGACAACCCTAAACCCAATTTTCACTTACCGCAGTTTTTTGGTACCTTAAAATTCAAGTAA
- a CDS encoding M81 family metallopeptidase — protein MPKRIALLGIYHESNTFAENPTTLIDFEKGHSLTGQDIRKEYEHAHHEVGGMIEVIDAAGMELVPVVFSEATPGGTVSGDTYATLKAAMLARLEEVLPIDGCLVVPHGAGVSENFPDMDGDWISAVRARLGDDIPIAGSLDLHANVSPLMVASTDAFVSYKKNPHVDQRQTGKAVAGILVKMLEEGIKPKQVLVQVPQAISIEQQFTSNEPCKSLYAFADELSRKEDILSISILLGFPYADVQEMGTSLVIVSDNNPEAALEVGRQLESYILENRESFVGTKNDIPTTIRMVADRAKPVLLLDMGDNIGGGSPGNNICLLEGLEADGTYSYFVCIYDPEAVIRAAEHRPGDAFDLSITGTAKEGLKDITLSVTLLRISDGHFTEDTPRHGGQVNYYMGKTVVLGRSNGSVIMVTSLRMPPFSLGQLTSCGVDPAMFDVVIAKGVIAPIAAYAPVCPSIIQVNTPGVTQADMTMFSYKNRRRPLFPFENP, from the coding sequence ATGCCGAAAAGAATAGCTTTATTGGGTATCTATCATGAATCCAACACGTTTGCCGAAAATCCCACTACGCTAATTGATTTTGAAAAGGGACATTCGCTTACCGGCCAGGATATCCGGAAAGAATATGAGCATGCGCATCATGAGGTAGGGGGGATGATCGAGGTGATTGATGCTGCTGGAATGGAGCTGGTACCTGTTGTTTTTTCTGAGGCTACCCCAGGAGGGACGGTATCAGGGGATACTTATGCTACTTTAAAGGCAGCGATGCTCGCCAGACTTGAAGAGGTTTTACCCATAGATGGCTGTTTGGTGGTGCCGCATGGAGCGGGTGTGAGTGAAAATTTTCCGGATATGGATGGTGACTGGATCAGTGCGGTCAGGGCTCGGCTGGGTGACGATATCCCCATTGCAGGCTCTCTGGACCTGCATGCCAATGTGAGTCCGTTGATGGTGGCTTCCACGGATGCGTTTGTATCCTACAAAAAAAACCCGCACGTAGATCAGCGGCAGACGGGCAAAGCCGTTGCAGGTATCCTTGTAAAAATGCTGGAAGAAGGAATAAAGCCAAAGCAGGTGCTCGTACAGGTACCTCAGGCCATCAGCATTGAGCAGCAGTTCACCAGTAATGAGCCCTGTAAAAGTTTGTATGCCTTTGCAGACGAACTGAGCCGGAAAGAGGATATCCTATCTATTAGCATACTACTCGGATTTCCTTATGCGGATGTGCAGGAAATGGGTACTTCACTGGTCATTGTTTCGGATAACAACCCTGAAGCGGCCCTGGAAGTTGGCAGGCAACTGGAATCCTACATCCTGGAAAACAGAGAGAGTTTTGTAGGTACAAAAAATGATATTCCCACAACCATACGAATGGTGGCTGATAGGGCAAAACCTGTGCTCCTGCTGGATATGGGAGATAATATCGGTGGTGGCAGCCCGGGAAACAATATCTGTCTGCTGGAAGGGCTGGAAGCCGACGGGACCTATTCCTATTTTGTCTGTATCTATGATCCTGAGGCGGTTATCCGCGCGGCGGAACATCGCCCGGGTGATGCCTTTGATCTTTCCATTACCGGAACAGCCAAGGAAGGACTTAAAGATATCACCCTTTCGGTGACGTTGCTGAGAATATCCGACGGACATTTTACGGAAGATACTCCCCGCCACGGCGGCCAGGTGAATTATTACATGGGGAAAACCGTAGTGCTGGGCAGGTCAAACGGAAGTGTGATCATGGTTACCTCCCTGCGTATGCCGCCTTTCAGCCTGGGGCAGCTTACTTCCTGCGGAGTGGATCCTGCCATGTTCGACGTGGTGATTGCCAAAGGTGTTATTGCGCCCATTGCAGCTTATGCGCCGGTTTGTCCTTCTATTATCCAGGTCAATACGCCGGGAGTGACTCAGGCCGACATGACGATGTTCAGCTACAAAAACAGGCGACGGCCGCTCTTTCCTTTTGAAAATCCCTGA